In Priestia megaterium NBRC 15308 = ATCC 14581, the following proteins share a genomic window:
- a CDS encoding replication initiation and membrane attachment family protein, whose translation MKEQHWKEMIPVDRYVVRSNGILQEYDRKILTMLYQPLVGTTCFGLYMTLWSELEQDRLWGKESTHHHLMSMMQINLKAIYHERLKLEGIGLLKTYIKEEDDVRVFIYELIPPLTPHQFFNDGVLNVYLYNRLGKSIFQKVKNYFSDSLVDDQSFKDVTHSFNDVFKSVKATELAPSFQSESKDVFSPDAQTDFVDSSKRASIEMSLDSFDFDLFLAGLTDSMISKRSITSKVKQAIEKLAFLYGIDPLQMKNVVLDSLNENDQVDIELLRKAAQSFYQFENGEALPNLSEQIQPPMLRTMQEKQPQTKEEQLIQQLEVTSPRQLLIEFSGGAEPSKADLQMIEEVMFNQKLSPGVVNVLIYYVMLRSDMKLSKSYVEKIAGHWARKKVQTVQDAMNLAKNEQKEYQNWTEAKQNKKTAGRKIVRKEMVPEWLSDEEKEEKKQPSKEVDGFEEEKRKLQEELKQLDQELKQKHKE comes from the coding sequence ATGAAAGAACAACATTGGAAAGAAATGATACCGGTCGATCGTTATGTTGTTCGTTCGAACGGCATACTGCAGGAATACGACCGAAAGATTTTAACCATGCTCTATCAGCCGTTGGTGGGTACAACGTGCTTTGGTCTGTATATGACGTTATGGAGCGAGCTGGAACAAGATCGTTTATGGGGGAAAGAGTCTACGCATCATCATCTAATGTCAATGATGCAAATTAATTTGAAAGCTATTTACCATGAGCGGTTAAAATTAGAAGGCATTGGTTTGTTAAAAACATATATTAAGGAAGAAGATGATGTTCGTGTGTTTATTTATGAGCTCATTCCTCCTCTGACGCCCCATCAGTTTTTTAACGATGGCGTGTTAAATGTATATTTATATAACCGACTCGGAAAATCTATCTTTCAAAAAGTAAAAAATTATTTTTCTGATTCACTCGTCGATGACCAATCGTTCAAAGATGTGACGCATTCATTTAACGATGTATTTAAATCGGTTAAAGCAACAGAGCTGGCTCCAAGTTTTCAGTCTGAAAGCAAGGATGTATTTTCTCCCGATGCTCAAACGGACTTTGTGGATTCCTCCAAACGCGCTTCTATTGAGATGAGCCTGGATTCCTTTGATTTTGATTTATTTTTAGCAGGTCTAACAGATTCAATGATTTCAAAAAGGTCCATTACATCTAAAGTAAAACAAGCGATTGAAAAGCTAGCCTTTTTATACGGTATTGATCCTCTTCAAATGAAAAATGTGGTGCTCGATTCGCTAAATGAGAACGATCAAGTTGATATTGAATTGCTTAGAAAAGCAGCGCAGTCCTTTTACCAATTTGAAAATGGAGAAGCACTTCCAAATCTAAGCGAACAAATTCAGCCGCCTATGCTTCGTACCATGCAGGAAAAGCAGCCGCAGACAAAGGAAGAGCAGCTTATTCAACAGCTTGAAGTGACCTCTCCTCGACAGCTTTTGATCGAGTTTTCCGGGGGAGCAGAGCCTTCAAAAGCAGATTTGCAAATGATCGAAGAAGTGATGTTTAACCAAAAGCTTTCACCAGGGGTAGTAAATGTTCTGATTTACTACGTGATGCTGAGATCCGATATGAAATTATCTAAGAGCTATGTAGAGAAAATTGCTGGACACTGGGCGCGCAAAAAGGTACAAACTGTTCAAGATGCCATGAATTTAGCTAAAAATGAACAGAAAGAATATCAGAATTGGACCGAAGCAAAGCAAAATAAAAAAACGGCTGGACGAAAAATTGTGCGTAAAGAAATGGTACCAGAGTGGCTGAGCGATGAAGAAAAAGAAGAGAAAAAGCAGCCTTCAAAAGAAGTGGATGGATTTGAAGAAGAAAAACGAAAGCTACAAGAAGAGCTCAAGCAGTTAGATCAAGAGCTAAAACAAAAGCATAAAGAATAA
- the nrdR gene encoding transcriptional regulator NrdR: MKCPSCHYNGTRVLDSRPVEEGRSIRRRRECEECHYRFTTFEKVEELPLIVVKKDGAREEFSKDKILRGLIKACEKRQVSLKQLEDTVHDIETELRSQGTSEVQSDVVGEMVMERLAAIDEVSYVRFASVYRQFKDINVFIDELKDLIKKERL, translated from the coding sequence ATGAAGTGCCCATCCTGTCATTACAATGGAACGAGAGTGCTGGACTCGCGCCCTGTAGAAGAAGGCCGCTCTATTCGTAGAAGACGTGAATGCGAAGAGTGTCACTATCGTTTTACAACTTTTGAGAAAGTAGAAGAACTTCCGTTAATTGTTGTAAAAAAAGATGGAGCGAGAGAAGAGTTCAGCAAAGACAAAATCCTTCGAGGGTTAATCAAGGCGTGCGAAAAACGCCAAGTAAGCTTAAAACAATTAGAAGATACCGTACACGATATTGAAACAGAGCTGCGCAGTCAGGGTACATCAGAGGTGCAGTCAGATGTGGTAGGAGAAATGGTGATGGAGCGATTAGCTGCTATCGATGAAGTCTCTTATGTTCGATTTGCTTCTGTATACCGACAATTTAAAGACATCAATGTATTTATTGATGAATTAAAAGATTTAATTAAGAAGGAACGACTGTAA
- the dnaI gene encoding primosomal protein DnaI: MKPINDSLNQLVNKKDFKARLEALRNSILSNPEVKTFLQEHRHELDEQMVDRGLMKMHEFIDQSKCCDKCPSLQSCVNMVKGYHPQLVVKGRNIDLQYERCPRKVQEDERKEQESFIQCMYVPKEILQATMSDIEIEQGRFEAIKLVRDFVREYEPNKKMKALYLHGSFGVGKTYFLGAIANALAEKKVKSTILYVPEFLRELKGSFQDQSFNEKIEYVKKVPVLMLDDLGAESVTSWMRDDVLGTILQFRMLENLPTFFSSNLNFKELQHHLTYTQRGEQEELKAARVMERIKSLAIPVEMNGENKRNR, from the coding sequence ATGAAGCCTATCAATGATTCACTAAATCAGTTGGTGAACAAAAAGGATTTTAAAGCACGCTTAGAAGCATTAAGAAACAGTATTCTATCTAATCCCGAAGTTAAAACGTTTCTGCAAGAGCATCGCCATGAGTTAGATGAGCAAATGGTTGACCGAGGTCTGATGAAGATGCATGAATTTATCGACCAAAGCAAATGCTGTGACAAGTGTCCTTCTCTGCAAAGCTGTGTCAATATGGTGAAGGGGTATCACCCTCAGCTGGTTGTAAAAGGCCGTAATATTGATTTACAGTATGAACGCTGTCCTAGAAAAGTACAAGAAGATGAGCGGAAAGAACAAGAATCTTTTATTCAGTGTATGTACGTGCCCAAAGAAATTTTACAGGCAACGATGTCTGATATTGAAATTGAGCAGGGAAGATTTGAAGCCATTAAACTAGTAAGAGATTTTGTTCGAGAATATGAGCCAAATAAGAAAATGAAAGCTTTATATTTACACGGTTCGTTTGGTGTGGGGAAAACGTATTTTCTTGGAGCAATTGCCAATGCGTTAGCCGAAAAGAAAGTGAAGTCCACAATTTTATACGTCCCGGAGTTTTTGCGTGAGTTAAAAGGTTCGTTTCAAGATCAAAGCTTTAATGAGAAAATAGAGTATGTTAAAAAAGTACCGGTTCTTATGCTTGATGATCTCGGAGCAGAATCCGTAACGAGCTGGATGCGAGACGATGTGCTCGGAACCATTTTACAATTCCGCATGCTCGAAAATTTGCCGACATTTTTCAGCTCGAATTTAAATTTTAAAGAGCTTCAACATCATTTGACTTATACCCAAAGAGGCGAGCAGGAAGAGCTAAAAGCCGCTCGTGTCATGGAACGAATTAAGTCTCTAGCCATTCCTGTTGAAATGAATGGAGAGAATAAACGAAATAGATGA